Part of the Pyrobaculum calidifontis JCM 11548 genome, TGGGCGAAGGTTATCGTGGCGCCGTACCTCGTCTCTAGGACCTCCAGTATGATTATGTTGGAGGCGGCCCCCAGGAGGGTTAGGTTGCCGGCCACTGTGGCGGCCATGGCTAGGGTTAGCCACGCCTTTGGGTCCTCTACGCCGAGGTGGTGGAGGTAGGTGGCAAAGAGGCTTGTGAATGGGACATTGCTCAGAACTTGGCTTAGGGCGATGGAGAGGATGGTTATGGATAAGAGGTCTGTGGGCGTGCCGTGGTAGGCTGGGAGCAGTGCGGAGACCAGCGGCTGGAGCACGCCGCCGCGCCATATGGCGTCCATCGCTATGAACATTGTGGCAAAGAAGAGTATGGTCCCCCAGTCTACTCTGGCCAAGACCTCCCTGGGCTCTCTGGCGAGGAAGTACAGCGCGGCGGCGACGACGAAGGGTATAAGGCCTATGTTGTGTATGTGCGGCGCGCCTGAGAGTGCGGCGAGGTCGTTGGCCACCATTGCTGCTACTGCGGACGCCAGCCCCACGGCGGCCAGCGCGGCGTCTCTCTTGTCTCTTATGTAGTCCCAGGGCGTTGCCACGTAGCGCACGGGGCCGTCCTCAATGCCCAAGACCTTAAAGAGGAGGAGGGGGACGGCGACTAGGTTTATAAGAGTGGGGATGGCGAGGGCGCCTAGGAAGGCCAGGAAGGGCGCCTTCATGCCCGACTCAACTGCTATCAACATATTCTGAGGGTTTCCAATGGGGGTCATGACGGAGCCCACGGTTAGAGAGAAGGCGAGTAGGAGAAACATGTCCCTGGGCCTTATCCCCGAGGCCCTTGCTATGGCGGCGGCTATCGGCGGCCCCATGAGCGCCACCGTGTCGTTTACCGCGAAGGCGGCTGTTAGGCCAAAGAGGAGGGACGACGCGACGTATATGGACCGCCTGGTCTTAAACGGCGAGATGAAGGCGTAGGCCAGCGCCTCCAGCAAGCCGCTCTTCTCGGCGAGGGCCACTATGGAGAACATCCCCACGAGGAAGAAGAGGACTTCGAAGTTTACCACGTGGGGCACGTCGTCGATGGAGACCGGGCCGAGGACTATTGCCACAAAGGCGGCTAGCGACATTATGCTCCAGGTGGGCAGATGGGGGTAGAGGGGCCTGGCCGCCATGCCTCCTACCACAATGGCGAGGAGCAACAGGGCCACTAAGGCGTCGCCCATTGGCGCGGGAGAGATTTAACCTTTTTATTGCTTGCCGCCGTGGAGTTTAGGCCGGTGGGGTTTGTGAGACACAGATACGGAGACGACGAGGTTAAGGCCAGGCGCGTGGTCGAAGCGGTGGTGGAGGTTTTGCCCGAGTTTGAGGAGGGGCTCCGGGCGTGGAGGAGTTCAGCCACTTGATCCTA contains:
- a CDS encoding anion transporter, translated to MGDALVALLLLAIVVGGMAARPLYPHLPTWSIMSLAAFVAIVLGPVSIDDVPHVVNFEVLFFLVGMFSIVALAEKSGLLEALAYAFISPFKTRRSIYVASSLLFGLTAAFAVNDTVALMGPPIAAAIARASGIRPRDMFLLLAFSLTVGSVMTPIGNPQNMLIAVESGMKAPFLAFLGALAIPTLINLVAVPLLLFKVLGIEDGPVRYVATPWDYIRDKRDAALAAVGLASAVAAMVANDLAALSGAPHIHNIGLIPFVVAAALYFLAREPREVLARVDWGTILFFATMFIAMDAIWRGGVLQPLVSALLPAYHGTPTDLLSITILSIALSQVLSNVPFTSLFATYLHHLGVEDPKAWLTLAMAATVAGNLTLLGAASNIIILEVLETRYGATITFAQFSKYGAVVTALNLAIYLPFLLFL